One Malus domestica chromosome 11, GDT2T_hap1 genomic region harbors:
- the LOC114819746 gene encoding uncharacterized protein: protein MSDRKKKDLWIRDPDGMFMQGDRMYVSNVEELKRDILDEAYISAYAIHPGSTKMYHTVRHFYYWLGMNREIAEYVSRCAICQQEVLGSRLLYSTAYHPQTDGHSKRTIQTLEDMLRSSVLQFRDAWHKHLLLIEFAYNNSFHSSIGMAPFEALYGKPCRTPLGWSEVGERVLVGPKIVDETTQNIQRYVSNPSHVIPPQPLEINPDLTCDEVPVTILDWKDKVLRNKTVRMVKVLRRNHSVEESTWETEEHMRDMYPHLFYGFDL, encoded by the exons ATGTCAGACAGGAAAAAGAAGGACCTCTGGATTAGAGATCCTGACGGCATGTTTATGCAAGGTGATCGGATGTATGTATCGAATGTTGAGGAACTAAAGAGAGACATATTGGATGAAGCATATATTTCTGCTTATGCGATACATCCAGGGAGcaccaagatgtatcataccgtTCGACACTTCTATTATTGGCTGGGTATGAACAGAGAAATTGCAGAGTATGTTAGTCGTTGTGCAATTTGCCAGCAG GAAGTTTTGGGATCGAGATTACTCTACAGCACCgcctatcatcctcaaactgatggaCATTCAAAGAGAACTATTCAGACTttagaagatatgttgagatcgtCAGTTCTACAGTTTAGAGACGCTTGGCATAAGCACTTACTGTTGATAGAGTTCGCGTACAACAACAGCTTCCATTctagtattggtatggcaccatttgaagCGTTGTATGGGAAACCATGTCGTACTCCACTTGGTTGGTCCGAGGTCGGTGAACGAGTTTTGGTGGGCCCTAAGATCGTGGATGAGACGACACAGAACATTCAG AGATACGTCTCTAATCCGTCACATGTGATCCCTCCTCAGCCACTGGAGATCAATCCAGATTTGACCTGTGATGAAGTTCCAGTGACTATCCttgattggaaggataaggttcTTAGGAACAAGACCGTGAGGATGGTGAAAGTTTTGCGGAGGAACCACTCGGTCGAGGAatctacttgggagacagaagagCATATGCGAGATATGTATCCACATCTGTTTTATGGCTTTGATTTGTAG
- the LOC103448018 gene encoding uncharacterized protein, whose product MADDREELSDYTSEDEGTEDYKKGGYHAVSVGDSFKNGCYVVQSKLGWGHFSTVWLAWDTRSSRYVALKIQKSSHYYTEAAMDEIKILKQIAEGDPGDKKCVVKLLDHFKHSGPNGQHVCLVFEYLGDNLLTLIKYNDYRGAPLHMVKEICFHILVGLDYLHSQLSLIHTDLKPENVLLLSMIDPSKDPRKSGAALILPTSKDKTVSVSGASKDINKLNGDLTKNQKKKIRKKAKKATQGGAGREDNEADSAIVGSEDSISEVKSNGDSVQEQVKDSGVSNESIKHEDKEETQEAKASRSARKKLFVEADLKCKLVDFGNACWTYKQFTSDIQTRQYRCPEVILGAKYSTSADLWSFACVCFELATGDVLFDPHSGDSYDKDEDHLALMMELLGTIPRKTALRGKYSQDFFNRYGDLKHIRRLRFWPLNKVLTEKYAFSEQDANEMADFLVPILDFVPEKRPTAAQCLSHPWISAGPRLLEPSVAGVLPRASNGSISEETEKDERKAMEVGMGNLAIDESSKPVKESQTALNSSQHA is encoded by the exons ATGGCGGATGACCGCGAGGAGCTCAGCGATTACACATCGGAGGACGAGGGCACCGAGGATTACAAGAAAGGAGGCTACCACGCCGTCTCTGTTGGGGATTCCTTCAAGAATGGCTGCTATGTGGTGCAGAGCAAGCTCGGGTGGGGCCACTTCTCCACCGTCTGGCTTGCTTGGGATACGAGGAGCTCG CGTTATGTagctttgaaaattcaaaagagtTCTCATTATTACACTGAAGCTGCAATGGACGAAATAAAGATTCTCAAACAGATTGCCGAGGGAGACCCTGGCGATAAGAAGTGTGTTGTGAAGCTTTTGGATCACTTCAAGCATTCAGGGCCAAATGGACAGCATGTATGTTTGGTTTTTGAGTACCTGGGGGATAACCTCCTGACCCTTATTAAGTATAACGATTACCGAGGGGCTCCGCTGCACATGGTCAAAGAAATTTGTTTCCATATATTAGTGGGTTTGGATTACTTGCATAGTCAACTCTCTTTAATACACACTGATTTGAAGCCAGAGAATGTCTTGCTTTTGTCAATGATTGATCCATCTAAAGATCCTAGGAAATCAGGTGCTGCTCTCATCCTTCCGACCAGCAAAGATAAAACAGTGTCCGTCTCTGGGGCTTCTAAAGACATTAACAAGTTAAACGGAGATCTTACAAAAaaccagaagaagaagatccGGAAAAAGGCTAAGAAGGCAACTCAGGGTGGTGCCGGGAGGGAAGACAATGAGGCAGATTCCGCAATAGTTGGCTCTGAAGATTCTATTAGTGAAGTAAAATCAAATGGGGATTCTGTTCAAGAACAAGTGAAGGATTCTGGAGTTAGTAATGAATCAATAAAGCATGAAGATaaggaagaaactcaagaaGCAAAAGCAAGCCGTTCCGCAAGGAAGAAGTTATTCGTAGAAGCTGACCTTAAATGCAAATTGGTTGATTTTGGAAATGCTTGTTGGACATATAAGCAGTTTACAAGTGATATTCAGACAAGGCAGTACAGATGCCCAGAAGTTATTCTTGGAGCAAAATACTCAACTTCAGCAGATTTATGGTCCTTTGCTTGTGTTTGTTTTGAGCTAGCAACTGGTGACGTTCTTTTTGATCCGCACAGTGGTGACAGTTATGATAAGGATGAG GATCACCTGGCACTGATGATGGAACTTCTTGGAACAATTCCCCGTAAG ACAGCATTACGTGGTAAATATTCCCAGGATTTCTTTAACCGATATGGGGATTTGAAGCATATTCGACGATTGCGTTTCTGGCCGCTTAATAAGGTGCTAACGGAGAAGTACGCATTCAGCGAGCAAGATGCAAATGAGATGGCAGACTTCCTTGTTCCCATACTTGATTTTGTCCCCGAAAAGAGGCCAACTGCTGCACAATGCCTCAGTCATCCATGGATTAGTGCAGGGCCTCGACTCCTTGAGCCTTCCGTGGCTGGCGTGCTGCCTCGGGCCTCCAATGGGAGTATTTCTGAGGAGACGGAGAAGGATGAGAGGAAAGCAATGGAGGTGGGAATGGGGAATTTAGCCATTGATGAATCTTCAAAACCTGTTAAAGAATCCCAAACTGCACTAAATTCATCACAACACGCATGA